A DNA window from Clostridium botulinum BKT015925 contains the following coding sequences:
- a CDS encoding DNA adenine methylase, with the protein MQYFGGKARIGKHIANVINTYIKNNNVTFISPFVGGGYVECRINSNNKLLCDKHTYLIEMYKALRQGWIPPTIISKEEYEYIKNHKNEKPYLTGFVGFGCSYSGKWFGGYAKNKSQRNYCLNAHNSIMKKINSLYNAEFKCCDYKELKPKGSIIYCDPPYKGTTQYDKSIVGKFNTEEFWDIMRKWSKNNKVFISEYEAPDDFKCIWSKETKLDIRDKNNMKQKRVEKLFTYKNQ; encoded by the coding sequence ATTCAATATTTTGGAGGTAAAGCTAGGATAGGCAAACATATAGCAAATGTAATTAATACATATATTAAAAATAATAATGTTACTTTTATTAGTCCATTTGTAGGTGGAGGATATGTAGAATGCCGAATTAACAGCAACAATAAATTATTATGCGATAAACATACATATTTAATAGAAATGTATAAAGCTTTACGACAAGGATGGATACCACCAACAATCATTAGTAAAGAAGAGTATGAATATATTAAAAATCACAAAAATGAAAAGCCTTATTTAACAGGATTTGTTGGATTCGGTTGTTCTTATAGTGGTAAGTGGTTTGGCGGATATGCGAAGAATAAGTCGCAAAGAAATTATTGTTTAAATGCACACAATTCAATAATGAAAAAAATAAACTCACTATATAACGCTGAATTTAAATGTTGTGATTACAAGGAGTTGAAACCCAAAGGTTCAATAATATATTGCGATCCACCATATAAAGGCACTACACAATATGATAAGTCAATAGTAGGTAAATTTAATACTGAAGAATTTTGGGACATTATGAGAAAATGGTCTAAAAACAATAAGGTTTTTATTTCGGAATATGAAGCCCCAGACGATTTTAAATGTATATGGAGCAAAGAGACCAAATTAGATATAAGAGATAAAAACAACATGAAGCAAAAGCGAGTAGAAAAGCTTTTTACATACAAAAATCAATAA